Proteins found in one Massilia sp. H6 genomic segment:
- a CDS encoding DUF3306 domain-containing protein, whose protein sequence is MSEEGFFRRWARLKTTGPVANEPATGTPAGELPASPAAPPGASALPSPKALHTPGSPDPVEPAQQRRPLPTMAEAARLTPDADFSAFVGSGVDKSVQRMALKTLFTDPHFNIIDGLDVYMSDYNKASPLTPAMLASLEHAQGLVARLLDDQRKDAEEQAALADGEGPPTTEQGIA, encoded by the coding sequence ATGTCTGAAGAAGGATTTTTCCGGCGCTGGGCGCGCCTGAAGACCACCGGTCCGGTAGCCAACGAGCCAGCAACAGGCACGCCTGCGGGAGAGCTGCCGGCATCGCCAGCAGCGCCGCCTGGCGCCAGCGCGCTCCCCTCGCCGAAGGCATTGCACACGCCTGGCTCGCCCGATCCGGTCGAGCCCGCTCAGCAGCGCCGCCCGCTGCCTACCATGGCCGAGGCAGCGCGCCTCACGCCGGACGCCGATTTTTCTGCCTTCGTTGGCAGCGGCGTCGACAAATCGGTGCAGCGGATGGCGCTCAAGACGCTGTTCACCGACCCGCATTTCAATATCATCGATGGCCTCGATGTCTACATGAGCGACTATAACAAGGCATCGCCACTTACCCCGGCCATGCTGGCATCGCTCGAGCACGCGCAGGGCCTGGTGGCCCGGTTGCTGGACGACCAGCGCAAGGATGCAGAAGAACAGGCCGCACTCGCTGATGGCGAGGGGCCGCCGACCACCGAACAAGGGATTGCATGA
- a CDS encoding DUF3305 domain-containing protein, with product MGSMPIAVIMQRRTLQHRWADESWAAVGVVPDRGNLPRLQMLSESPERDYYLVSGLELELYTDENEGYFENVVAPESKVFVLWRMEDGKAIPARASVSYVEGTRMFDSGEAADGVSMPAEIYHWVADYLRAHYQPKPRRGRQHG from the coding sequence ATGGGCAGCATGCCAATCGCGGTCATCATGCAGCGGCGCACGCTGCAGCACCGCTGGGCGGACGAATCCTGGGCCGCGGTCGGTGTCGTACCCGACCGTGGCAACTTGCCACGCCTGCAGATGCTCAGCGAAAGTCCGGAACGCGACTATTACCTAGTGTCCGGACTCGAGCTCGAGCTCTACACCGACGAGAACGAAGGCTATTTCGAAAACGTCGTGGCGCCCGAATCGAAGGTGTTCGTGCTGTGGCGCATGGAAGACGGCAAGGCCATTCCGGCGCGCGCCTCGGTCAGCTACGTCGAGGGCACGCGCATGTTCGATTCGGGCGAGGCGGCCGATGGCGTGAGCATGCCCGCCGAGATCTACCACTGGGTGGCTGACTACCTGCGCGCGCATTACCAGCCCAAACCGCGCCGCGGACGCCAGCACGGATGA
- a CDS encoding formate dehydrogenase subunit gamma, giving the protein MHANPLRIHPLRARPGSLPSGQASPTAQLLTTPLLLRILLTLLLAMMMLQPAFAGVPNKEAVPAYAEEQTMLQIEADSVVRQPGLTDPASGRVHMDRNFLGAYGEDEANVIVQRGGNTWRYLRNGPLATIAGFILLVVPFLIFVFYKTIGPARPEPESGRRLKRFSAWERHVHWATAYTFIALAVTGIIIMYGKNIMLPWMGHNLFSWVAIISKYLHNFVGPLFILCSVLMFITFLRRNFFNRQDWQWVKQGGGLVSHKHVPAGFFNAGEKAWFWLGVTLLGILMSITGLLLDFVNFGQTRYVLQVANILHVAGAAVYMAAAMGHIYIGTWGTPGAYQAMREGTVDEEWAKAHHALWYEQVKSGAAPGAHPDGGATGRAPVPPAPRPGPVH; this is encoded by the coding sequence ATGCACGCCAATCCGCTTCGAATCCATCCGCTCCGGGCCAGACCAGGCTCGCTGCCGTCAGGCCAAGCTTCGCCGACAGCGCAGCTGCTGACGACGCCCCTGCTGCTACGCATACTGCTGACCCTGCTGCTGGCAATGATGATGCTGCAGCCGGCGTTCGCCGGCGTGCCCAACAAAGAGGCGGTGCCGGCCTATGCCGAGGAGCAGACCATGCTCCAGATCGAAGCCGATTCGGTGGTGCGCCAACCCGGCCTGACCGATCCGGCATCGGGTCGCGTGCACATGGATCGCAATTTCCTGGGGGCGTACGGCGAGGACGAAGCCAATGTCATCGTCCAGCGCGGCGGCAATACCTGGCGCTACCTGCGCAACGGGCCGCTGGCGACCATCGCCGGCTTTATCTTGCTGGTCGTGCCTTTCTTGATCTTCGTGTTCTACAAGACAATCGGCCCAGCCCGGCCCGAACCCGAGTCGGGACGCCGGCTCAAGCGCTTCTCTGCGTGGGAGCGCCACGTGCACTGGGCCACGGCCTATACCTTCATCGCGCTGGCCGTCACCGGCATCATCATCATGTACGGCAAGAACATCATGCTGCCGTGGATGGGGCACAACCTGTTCTCCTGGGTCGCCATCATTTCGAAATATCTGCATAATTTCGTTGGCCCACTATTTATCCTGTGCTCGGTTCTGATGTTCATTACCTTCTTGCGCCGAAATTTCTTCAATCGCCAGGACTGGCAGTGGGTCAAGCAGGGCGGCGGATTGGTATCGCACAAACACGTGCCAGCTGGCTTCTTCAATGCCGGTGAAAAAGCCTGGTTCTGGCTCGGCGTGACCTTGCTCGGCATTCTCATGTCGATTACCGGACTGCTGCTCGACTTCGTCAACTTTGGCCAGACCCGCTATGTACTGCAGGTAGCAAATATCCTTCACGTGGCTGGAGCGGCCGTGTACATGGCTGCCGCCATGGGCCACATCTATATCGGGACCTGGGGCACGCCCGGCGCCTACCAGGCCATGCGCGAAGGCACGGTTGACGAAGAATGGGCCAAGGCGCACCATGCGCTCTGGTACGAACAGGTGAAAAGTGGCGCGGCGCCCGGCGCCCATCCAGATGGCGGTGCGACCGGGCGCGCTCCGGTACCGCCCGCACCGCGCCCGGGGCCGGTGCATTAG
- the fdh3B gene encoding formate dehydrogenase FDH3 subunit beta produces the protein MTARMKFICDTERCIDCNGCVTACKNENETPWGVSRRRVVTINDGIPGERSVSVACMHCTDAPCMAVCPTNCIYHTEDGIVLHSKDQCIGCGYCSYACPFGAPQFPETGLFNHRGKMDKCTFCAGGPEPDTSEAEFKKYGRNRIAEGKLPACAEMCGTKALLAGDADLIADIYRQRVETRGYGPELWGWKIAYGRPKRGGEIKAKGDLPRPNQLLGDFQNGGGGFPQ, from the coding sequence ATGACGGCAAGGATGAAATTTATTTGCGATACCGAGCGTTGCATTGACTGCAATGGTTGTGTAACCGCATGCAAGAACGAGAACGAGACCCCCTGGGGCGTGAGCCGGCGCCGGGTGGTGACCATCAACGACGGTATCCCGGGCGAGCGTTCGGTCTCGGTCGCCTGCATGCATTGCACCGATGCGCCCTGCATGGCGGTGTGCCCGACCAATTGCATCTACCACACTGAAGACGGCATCGTCCTGCACAGCAAAGACCAGTGCATTGGTTGCGGCTATTGCTCCTATGCCTGCCCGTTCGGTGCGCCGCAGTTTCCGGAAACCGGTTTGTTCAACCACCGCGGCAAGATGGACAAATGCACGTTCTGCGCCGGTGGCCCGGAACCGGATACCTCCGAGGCCGAGTTCAAGAAATACGGCCGCAACCGCATCGCCGAAGGCAAGCTGCCGGCTTGCGCCGAGATGTGCGGCACCAAGGCGCTGCTGGCCGGCGACGCAGACCTGATCGCCGACATCTACCGCCAGCGCGTGGAAACGCGTGGCTACGGGCCCGAACTGTGGGGCTGGAAGATCGCCTACGGGCGCCCGAAGCGCGGCGGCGAGATCAAGGCAAAGGGCGACCTGCCACGCCCGAACCAGTTGCTGGGCGATTTCCAGAACGGTGGTGGAGGGTTCCCACAATGA
- a CDS encoding molybdopterin-dependent oxidoreductase: MSLVKTTRDSGLKRRRFLVGAGVAAGAGALARQLPLNVIEPAVAADAVPGAAAVTEMKHTVCTHCSVGCSVEAIVSNGVWIRQEAAFDSPINMGAHCAKGASVREHGFGEHRLRYPMKLVGGKYQRISWDQAIDEIGDKLLQLRQQAGPDALMLIGSSKHNNEQAYLLRKWAAFWGSNNCDHQARICHSTTVAGVAQTFGYGAMTNSFNDLHHTKAVMFIGSNPAEAHPISMLHFLHAKELGAKMIVVDPRFTRTARFAHHFVRVRPGTDIPLVWGMLWHIFNNGWEDKEYIAARTYGMEDVRAEVAKWTPDKVSDVTGVPESSVRLAAEMLAKNKPSSVVWCMGITQHHVGTANVRALSILQLVLGNIGVPGGGANIYRGHDNVQGATDVGPNGDSLPGYYGIAEGAWKHFSAAWGVDYDWIKSRFGSKELMEKPGITVSRWFDAVNEQNQFIDQPSNLRAVFYWGHAPNSQTRLPDMKAAMQKLDMLVVVDPYPSMTAAMHGRTDGVYLLPAASQFETHGSCTASNRSIQWRERVIMPLFECKTDHEIMYLFAKKLGFHNELCKNIKVVRNEPVIEDILREINRSCWTIGYTGCSPERLKLHMENKHTFNPTTMRADDGPCKGDYYGLPWPCWGTPEMKHPGTPILYDISKSVAEGGLPFRANWGVEHNGVSLLAADGSTNKDSQLDTGYPEFDHIFLKKLGWWAELTPQEQALAEGKNWKTDSSGGIIRVVIAHGCAPWGNARARCNVWNFPDPVPVHREPLASPRRDLVAAYPTYDDKANFWRLPTLYKSVQAVDYSKDYPMIMTSGRLVEYEGGGEETRSNPWLAELQQNMFVELNPNDAAQINARTSDYVWVETPTGARMKMMAMVTERVPIGLVWMPFHFGGWWMGEDLERHYPEGGAPTVRGEACNTGWTYGYDAVTMMQETKVSLCRVVRA; encoded by the coding sequence ATGTCCCTTGTAAAGACCACCCGCGACAGCGGATTGAAACGACGCCGCTTCCTGGTCGGAGCCGGCGTCGCCGCGGGCGCCGGCGCCCTTGCGCGGCAGTTGCCGCTCAATGTCATTGAGCCAGCAGTTGCCGCCGATGCCGTGCCCGGCGCAGCGGCCGTGACCGAGATGAAACACACCGTCTGCACCCACTGTTCGGTGGGCTGTTCGGTTGAAGCCATCGTGTCCAACGGCGTCTGGATCCGCCAGGAGGCCGCCTTCGACTCGCCGATCAACATGGGCGCCCATTGCGCCAAGGGTGCCTCGGTGCGCGAGCACGGCTTCGGCGAACACCGCCTGCGCTACCCCATGAAACTGGTGGGCGGAAAGTACCAACGTATCTCCTGGGACCAGGCCATCGACGAGATCGGCGACAAGTTGCTGCAGCTGCGCCAGCAGGCCGGTCCCGACGCGCTGATGCTGATCGGCAGTTCCAAGCACAACAACGAGCAGGCCTACCTGCTGCGCAAGTGGGCGGCGTTCTGGGGCTCGAACAACTGCGACCACCAGGCCCGCATCTGTCACTCGACCACGGTCGCCGGTGTGGCCCAGACCTTCGGCTACGGGGCGATGACGAATTCGTTCAACGACCTGCACCATACCAAGGCGGTGATGTTCATCGGTTCGAACCCGGCCGAGGCGCATCCGATCTCGATGCTGCACTTCCTGCACGCCAAGGAGCTCGGCGCCAAGATGATCGTGGTCGATCCGCGCTTTACCCGCACCGCGCGTTTCGCGCACCACTTCGTGCGGGTGCGCCCCGGTACCGACATCCCGCTGGTCTGGGGCATGCTGTGGCATATCTTCAACAACGGCTGGGAAGACAAGGAATACATCGCCGCCCGTACCTATGGCATGGAAGACGTGCGCGCCGAAGTGGCCAAATGGACACCCGATAAAGTCTCCGACGTGACAGGCGTGCCGGAATCGTCGGTGCGCCTTGCTGCCGAGATGCTGGCCAAGAACAAGCCGTCCTCGGTGGTCTGGTGCATGGGCATCACCCAGCACCATGTCGGCACCGCCAACGTGCGCGCGCTGTCAATCCTGCAACTTGTGCTGGGTAATATCGGCGTGCCTGGCGGCGGCGCCAACATCTATCGCGGACACGACAACGTGCAGGGCGCGACCGACGTCGGCCCGAACGGCGATTCGCTACCGGGCTATTACGGCATTGCCGAAGGCGCGTGGAAGCATTTCTCCGCCGCCTGGGGGGTGGACTACGACTGGATCAAATCGCGCTTCGGTTCCAAAGAGCTGATGGAAAAGCCCGGCATCACGGTGTCGCGCTGGTTCGATGCGGTCAACGAGCAGAACCAGTTCATCGACCAGCCGAGCAACCTGCGCGCCGTGTTCTATTGGGGCCACGCGCCCAACAGCCAGACCCGCCTGCCCGACATGAAGGCGGCGATGCAAAAGCTCGACATGCTGGTGGTGGTCGACCCCTATCCAAGCATGACGGCAGCGATGCACGGCCGCACCGACGGCGTTTATCTGTTGCCGGCCGCATCGCAGTTCGAAACCCATGGTTCATGTACCGCGTCGAACCGCTCGATCCAGTGGCGCGAGCGCGTCATCATGCCTTTGTTCGAATGCAAGACCGACCACGAAATCATGTATTTGTTCGCCAAGAAGCTCGGCTTTCACAACGAACTGTGCAAGAACATCAAGGTCGTCCGCAACGAACCGGTGATCGAAGACATCCTGCGCGAGATCAACCGCTCGTGCTGGACCATCGGCTACACCGGCTGCTCGCCGGAGCGCCTCAAGTTGCACATGGAGAACAAGCACACGTTTAATCCGACCACCATGCGGGCCGACGACGGACCTTGCAAAGGCGATTACTACGGCTTGCCGTGGCCGTGCTGGGGCACGCCAGAAATGAAACACCCGGGCACGCCTATCCTCTACGACATCAGCAAGTCGGTCGCCGAGGGCGGCTTGCCATTCCGCGCCAACTGGGGCGTCGAGCACAACGGTGTGTCGCTGCTGGCGGCCGACGGCTCGACCAACAAGGATAGCCAGCTCGACACCGGCTATCCTGAGTTCGACCACATCTTCCTGAAAAAGCTTGGTTGGTGGGCCGAACTGACGCCGCAGGAGCAGGCACTGGCAGAGGGCAAGAACTGGAAGACCGATTCTTCGGGCGGCATCATCCGGGTCGTCATCGCGCACGGTTGCGCGCCCTGGGGTAATGCCCGGGCCCGCTGCAATGTCTGGAACTTCCCCGACCCGGTACCGGTTCACCGCGAGCCGCTGGCTTCACCGCGCCGCGACCTGGTGGCGGCCTATCCGACCTACGACGACAAGGCCAATTTCTGGCGCCTGCCGACGTTGTACAAATCGGTGCAGGCCGTGGACTATTCGAAGGACTACCCAATGATCATGACCTCGGGTCGCCTGGTCGAGTACGAGGGTGGGGGCGAAGAAACCCGGTCCAATCCATGGCTGGCCGAGCTTCAGCAAAACATGTTTGTCGAGCTCAACCCGAACGATGCAGCCCAGATCAATGCCCGGACCAGCGACTATGTCTGGGTCGAGACGCCGACCGGGGCACGCATGAAGATGATGGCGATGGTCACCGAGCGCGTACCGATCGGCCTGGTCTGGATGCCCTTCCACTTCGGCGGCTGGTGGATGGGTGAAGATCTAGAACGCCACTATCCCGAGGGCGGCGCGCCGACCGTGCGCGGCGAGGCCTGCAACACGGGTTGGACCTACGGTTACGATGCTGTGACGATGATGCAGGAAACCAAAGTATCGCTGTGCCGGGTGGTGCGCGCCTGA
- a CDS encoding formate dehydrogenase, with amino-acid sequence MKQQPQAQELALQEAAAPASQADLSSPAPDRARRSFLRAAPLGALAVVTGTAGAAEVPAAAPPAAPDPQRKRGYHETDHIRRYYQTAAYW; translated from the coding sequence ATGAAACAGCAACCTCAAGCTCAGGAACTGGCGCTGCAAGAGGCCGCCGCGCCCGCGAGCCAAGCCGATCTCTCCAGCCCCGCACCCGACCGCGCGCGCCGCAGCTTCCTGCGGGCAGCGCCCCTGGGGGCGCTGGCGGTGGTGACCGGCACGGCCGGCGCGGCCGAAGTGCCGGCGGCCGCGCCGCCAGCCGCGCCCGATCCGCAGCGCAAGCGTGGCTACCACGAAACCGATCACATCCGCCGTTATTACCAGACCGCCGCTTATTGGTAA
- a CDS encoding molecular chaperone, which translates to MPHPDAPSIDRPAASVAPATASASVPAPASTTAFTAIAMPLSGEDQARADLYALLARLLLAAPDGALLAALAHADPICAEGGDPALERAWEQLSTASSVMEPDVVSDEFDTLFISIGSPPVNPYGSRYLSGFMNDTPLAELRGDLAKYGVQRVRGVGEFEDHLGSLCEVMRVLVAGAPAPFRLARQPVAHQQQFFEAHIAPWYARCVADIAAAQGANYYRLVAQLAKAFLDIEAEAFAVGAAVPD; encoded by the coding sequence GTGCCCCATCCCGACGCGCCGTCCATCGACCGTCCCGCTGCTTCCGTGGCGCCTGCTACTGCGTCTGCTTCCGTGCCGGCACCTGCATCCACCACCGCGTTCACCGCGATCGCCATGCCCTTGTCGGGCGAAGACCAGGCCCGCGCCGACCTGTACGCGCTGCTGGCGCGGCTGTTGCTGGCTGCGCCCGACGGCGCGCTGCTCGCCGCACTGGCCCATGCCGATCCGATCTGCGCCGAAGGCGGCGACCCGGCGCTTGAACGCGCATGGGAGCAATTAAGCACCGCGTCGAGCGTCATGGAGCCTGACGTCGTCTCGGACGAATTCGATACCCTTTTTATCAGCATCGGCTCGCCCCCGGTCAATCCGTATGGTTCACGCTACCTGTCCGGCTTCATGAATGACACGCCGCTGGCCGAACTGCGCGGCGACCTGGCGAAATACGGTGTCCAGCGGGTGCGCGGCGTCGGCGAGTTCGAAGATCACCTCGGATCGCTGTGCGAAGTCATGCGGGTGCTGGTCGCTGGTGCCCCGGCACCATTCAGGCTGGCGCGCCAGCCGGTGGCGCACCAGCAGCAATTTTTCGAGGCCCACATCGCGCCCTGGTATGCGCGCTGCGTGGCCGATATCGCGGCCGCACAAGGCGCCAATTACTATCGGCTGGTCGCGCAGCTTGCCAAGGCTTTTCTCGACATCGAAGCGGAAGCCTTCGCGGTCGGGGCAGCCGTCCCCGATTAA
- a CDS encoding DUF2474 domain-containing protein, whose translation MAAPRARPGRREWLRRIGWMVALWAGGVATLAALAYLIRAIMQAIGMH comes from the coding sequence ATGGCCGCCCCCCGGGCGCGCCCCGGCCGGCGCGAATGGCTGCGCCGGATCGGCTGGATGGTCGCGCTCTGGGCAGGCGGCGTAGCGACGCTGGCGGCGCTGGCTTACCTCATTCGCGCGATCATGCAGGCAATCGGCATGCACTAG
- the cydB gene encoding cytochrome d ubiquinol oxidase subunit II: MGIDTSVVWSIIIFFAVFMYVLLDGFDLGIGMLFPLTPDKRDRDTMMNTVAPVWDGNETWLVMGGAGLMAAFPVAYAIILSGLYLPLVFMLIGLVFRGVAFEFRFKAMEHERHLWDKAFISGSVLASFFQGVALGAFLDGITVSGRSYAGGPFDWIAPFPLLAGFGVMIAYLLLGATWLIMKTEDQLHARMVRLARPLALALLGAIVIVSIWTPLRDPAVATRWFSFPNIALLAPVPVLVLVAVALLLRSLKGTGAQLPQRLPFVAALALIFLGYSGMAISIWPHIVPPAISIWEAASPPGSQVFTLVGTLFILPVILMYTFWSYWVFRGKVKSDAEYH; encoded by the coding sequence ATGGGCATCGATACCTCCGTCGTGTGGTCCATCATTATCTTCTTCGCCGTCTTCATGTACGTGCTGCTGGACGGCTTCGACCTGGGGATCGGCATGCTGTTCCCGCTGACGCCCGACAAGCGCGATCGCGACACCATGATGAATACCGTGGCGCCGGTCTGGGATGGCAACGAGACCTGGCTGGTGATGGGCGGGGCAGGGCTGATGGCGGCCTTTCCGGTGGCCTATGCCATCATCCTGTCGGGCCTGTACCTGCCGCTGGTCTTCATGCTGATCGGGCTGGTGTTTCGCGGCGTCGCCTTCGAGTTCCGCTTCAAGGCCATGGAGCACGAGCGCCATCTGTGGGACAAGGCGTTTATCAGCGGCTCGGTGCTGGCCTCGTTCTTCCAGGGCGTCGCGCTGGGCGCCTTCCTCGATGGCATCACGGTCTCGGGACGCAGCTATGCCGGCGGTCCGTTCGACTGGATCGCGCCGTTCCCGCTGCTGGCGGGCTTCGGCGTCATGATCGCCTACCTGCTGCTGGGCGCGACCTGGCTGATCATGAAGACCGAGGATCAATTGCATGCGCGCATGGTGCGACTGGCGCGCCCGCTGGCGCTGGCGCTGCTGGGCGCGATCGTCATCGTCAGCATCTGGACCCCGCTGCGCGACCCGGCAGTGGCCACGCGCTGGTTCAGCTTTCCGAACATCGCGTTGCTGGCCCCGGTGCCGGTGCTGGTACTGGTCGCCGTCGCCTTGCTGCTGCGTTCGCTCAAGGGTACGGGGGCACAATTGCCGCAGCGGCTGCCTTTCGTCGCGGCGCTGGCCCTGATCTTCCTCGGCTACAGCGGCATGGCGATCAGCATCTGGCCGCACATCGTGCCGCCGGCAATTTCGATCTGGGAGGCCGCCTCGCCGCCCGGCAGCCAGGTTTTCACGCTGGTGGGCACGCTGTTCATCCTGCCGGTCATCCTGATGTACACGTTCTGGTCGTACTGGGTATTTCGCGGCAAGGTCAAGTCCGATGCGGAGTATCACTGA
- a CDS encoding cytochrome ubiquinol oxidase subunit I has translation MFGFSALDLARIQFAFTMSFHILFPAITIGLASYLAVLELCWLRTGRQVFVDLYHYWLKIFAVTFGMGVVSGIVMAYQIGTNWSTLSEYAGSILGPLLAYEVLTAFFLEAGFLGVMLFGWTRVGPGLHFAATCAVALGTLISATWILAANSWMHTPQGYAIENGRMVPLDWSAIVFNPSFPYRLVHMVLAAYLCTALIVGAAGAWQLLRGRDHPAVRKMLSMAMWMILAVAPLQAVVGDFHGLNTLKHQPAKLAAMEGHWENAPGAAVPLLLFGVPDMAQERTRYAIGIPHAGSLILTHSWAGQIPGLKEFPREGRPNALIVFWSFRIMVGLGLLMIVLGAWSLWLRRKGRLWNTRPFLRFALWMGPAGLVAILAGWITTEVGRQPWVVYGVLRTADAVSPHGAGPLAFTLALFVVAYFFVFGTGTAYVLRMIRKGPQHVDLQRPTEGGPGEQRTPMRPMSAADVGTDDGDDGPAGPAAQGR, from the coding sequence ATGTTCGGTTTTTCCGCGTTGGACCTGGCACGCATCCAGTTTGCGTTCACGATGTCCTTCCACATCCTGTTTCCGGCAATTACCATCGGCCTGGCCAGCTACCTGGCGGTGCTCGAGCTGTGCTGGCTGCGCACCGGGCGCCAGGTATTCGTTGACCTCTACCATTACTGGCTCAAGATCTTCGCCGTCACCTTCGGCATGGGCGTGGTGTCGGGCATCGTGATGGCCTACCAGATCGGCACCAACTGGAGCACGCTGTCAGAATATGCCGGCAGCATCCTGGGACCCCTGCTGGCCTACGAAGTGCTGACCGCATTCTTCCTCGAGGCCGGTTTTCTCGGGGTGATGCTGTTCGGCTGGACCCGGGTTGGCCCCGGCCTGCATTTCGCGGCGACCTGCGCGGTTGCGCTGGGCACCTTGATCTCGGCCACCTGGATCCTGGCTGCCAACAGCTGGATGCACACTCCGCAGGGCTATGCCATCGAAAACGGGCGCATGGTACCGCTCGACTGGAGCGCGATCGTCTTCAATCCATCCTTCCCTTACCGCCTGGTGCACATGGTGCTGGCTGCCTATCTGTGCACCGCACTGATCGTGGGCGCTGCGGGCGCCTGGCAACTGCTCAGGGGGCGCGACCATCCGGCGGTGCGCAAGATGCTGTCGATGGCGATGTGGATGATCCTGGCGGTCGCCCCGCTGCAGGCGGTGGTGGGCGACTTCCACGGACTCAACACCCTCAAGCACCAGCCGGCCAAGCTGGCGGCGATGGAAGGGCACTGGGAAAACGCGCCGGGCGCGGCGGTGCCGCTGCTGCTGTTCGGCGTGCCCGACATGGCGCAGGAACGCACCCGCTACGCCATCGGCATCCCGCATGCCGGCAGCCTGATCCTCACCCACAGCTGGGCCGGCCAGATTCCGGGCCTGAAGGAGTTTCCGCGCGAGGGGCGACCGAATGCCCTCATCGTGTTCTGGAGCTTTCGCATCATGGTCGGCCTGGGGCTGCTCATGATCGTGCTCGGCGCGTGGAGCCTGTGGCTCAGGCGCAAGGGGCGGCTCTGGAATACACGGCCCTTCCTGCGTTTCGCGCTATGGATGGGACCGGCCGGACTGGTCGCGATCCTGGCTGGCTGGATCACCACCGAGGTGGGACGCCAGCCCTGGGTGGTGTACGGGGTGCTGCGCACCGCCGACGCAGTCTCGCCGCATGGCGCCGGACCGCTGGCATTCACACTGGCCTTGTTTGTAGTGGCCTATTTCTTCGTGTTCGGCACTGGCACCGCCTATGTGCTGCGCATGATTCGCAAGGGCCCGCAGCACGTCGACCTGCAGCGCCCGACCGAGGGCGGTCCCGGCGAGCAGCGCACGCCGATGCGGCCAATGTCGGCGGCCGATGTCGGCACCGACGATGGCGACGACGGTCCGGCCGGCCCTGCCGCGCAAGGGCGCTAG
- a CDS encoding metallophosphoesterase — translation MRIQLFSDLHLERYPAFAPLVAPDTDVVVLAGDIGSYQAGSRLATDDFGLERFSPLRPGAPSARVLYIPGNHEFDGLEFEHAYLRLRATCDALGIEWLDRETITIGQVRFIGTTLWSDFDALAQQEPLLAKQLQRREKAFRAANYYLSKNTTLKDGVPVLAEGLRAMSLECQDWLRGALELPFDGATVVVTHFAPSLQSADPRYGLVPGTAGFCNALDALFPLADVWMHGHLHCANDYTVTGTRQDGRPWSCRVLANPLGYLSKGEQDAFRPALVVEL, via the coding sequence ATGCGCATCCAGCTTTTCTCCGACCTGCATCTCGAACGCTACCCGGCCTTCGCGCCGCTGGTCGCGCCCGACACCGACGTCGTCGTGCTGGCCGGCGACATCGGCTCCTACCAGGCTGGCTCGCGCCTGGCCACCGACGACTTCGGCCTTGAACGGTTCTCGCCACTGCGCCCTGGCGCGCCGTCAGCGCGGGTGCTCTACATTCCAGGCAACCACGAATTCGATGGCCTCGAGTTCGAGCATGCCTATCTGCGCTTGCGGGCCACCTGCGACGCCCTCGGCATCGAATGGCTCGACCGTGAAACGATCACCATCGGGCAGGTTCGCTTTATCGGCACCACGCTGTGGAGCGATTTCGACGCACTGGCGCAACAGGAACCATTGCTGGCCAAGCAGTTGCAGCGGCGCGAGAAGGCTTTTCGCGCCGCCAATTACTATTTGTCGAAGAACACCACGCTCAAGGATGGCGTTCCGGTGCTGGCCGAAGGCCTGCGCGCGATGTCGCTCGAGTGCCAGGACTGGCTGCGCGGCGCGCTGGAGCTGCCCTTCGACGGCGCCACCGTGGTGGTCACCCATTTCGCCCCCAGCCTGCAAAGCGCCGACCCGCGCTACGGCCTGGTTCCCGGCACGGCCGGTTTTTGCAACGCGCTCGACGCGCTGTTTCCGTTGGCCGACGTCTGGATGCACGGGCACTTGCACTGTGCCAACGACTACACCGTGACGGGAACCAGGCAGGACGGCCGGCCCTGGTCGTGCCGCGTGCTCGCCAATCCGCTTGGCTACCTGAGCAAGGGCGAGCAGGATGCTTTCCGGCCCGCCCTGGTCGTCGAACTCTGA
- a CDS encoding VOC family protein, giving the protein METMQLHRGRLIDHVQLVVRDLPASQAFYKAVFEVLEVPLGGTGEGWFWYDELFVSSVDSEAAAGVTTGRHHLAFQARDRQMVEAFHRAALAAGGHDNGGPGERAYHPGYYAAFVLDPDGNNIEAVHHGQARRSAPSVVITF; this is encoded by the coding sequence ATGGAAACAATGCAATTGCATCGTGGACGCCTGATCGATCACGTCCAGCTGGTGGTACGCGACTTGCCGGCGTCGCAGGCTTTCTACAAGGCGGTGTTCGAGGTGCTCGAGGTGCCGCTTGGTGGCACCGGCGAGGGCTGGTTCTGGTATGACGAACTGTTCGTCTCGAGCGTCGACAGCGAAGCGGCGGCGGGCGTGACCACCGGGCGCCATCACCTGGCCTTCCAGGCGCGCGACCGGCAAATGGTCGAGGCTTTTCATCGCGCGGCCCTGGCCGCCGGCGGCCACGACAATGGCGGCCCCGGCGAACGCGCCTACCACCCGGGCTATTACGCGGCCTTCGTGCTCGACCCGGACGGCAATAACATCGAAGCCGTCCACCACGGCCAGGCCCGCCGCAGCGCGCCTTCGGTCGTTATTACATTCTGA